A genomic window from Candidatus Kouleothrix ribensis includes:
- a CDS encoding DUF11 domain-containing protein — MRTLRTLPAAVVGRRTYATLAWGLAFVLPLALVLALVFPPAHATEAPPLAAFDYVLETFGPNFPISQGAWYSNPANGIGVGYYYLDIAIPCGWPADKPIAIDLFSPELTRSGASDEARSNGSMATVFELYQPGTPVGPGIAEPGPGAPGSLRQTSYQPSGAQANWRRFYTIAAPAACGTYVLRSEAGDDDGNVWRVRVGFDNDNNPNNTPPARYDNPDGVAGTGDEPVIGVLQSGFKHPRNPNSCLTLFEYVSPGQSQVVFHNFDMESSGTVMYISPNGQSFPGTASARIRWNNGTLTDRGLGDPIANPEPGWWKIITCAGSDTHFVQEGQQGVPAYFQQPPTPRMLVSKDDGRVDVNPNELLDYTIQFTNTANLAPFPLAVPGAAQRLVIADTLPPHTIFQSCAIDAPYSGSCTLSAGVVTYTLNGKVNAGAGGSVRLALLTAPDIPPGPVRNDVTLSYRDDLGNLFLANGSDIDAITAADLSLTKTVDQPRPNVGDLVTFVIGVHNDGPAVATDVAVSDLLPDGLAFVSSTPGAGFYDEATGTWAIGSIPVGGDLQLALVARVAGAAAVTNLAQVSAADQPDPDSAPGNSNPAEDDQASVTVTPQVADLSLTKSASNSLARNGDPLVYTITVMNQGPDAATGVAVADLLPDGLQYQGAQLSQGSYEPASGTWAIGPLAVGQRATLTLNVLVTTDNKVTNTAQVSAAAQFDPDSTPGNSNPAEDDQASVTTPIAPTAITLSSFTAVRKPGGVLVEWATSSEVQSWAFAIYRSADGLRAHATRITAEPILAKGHGQGGASYSWLDQAADAAPASYWLVEIEHSGTTHEYGPVVVMPIGMAVGQQLFVPVAAR; from the coding sequence TTGCGTACGCTACGTACCCTGCCGGCCGCCGTAGTTGGCCGCCGCACTTATGCCACGCTGGCCTGGGGGCTGGCGTTTGTGCTGCCGCTGGCGCTGGTGCTGGCGCTGGTGTTCCCGCCGGCGCACGCGACTGAGGCGCCGCCCCTGGCTGCGTTCGACTACGTGCTCGAGACGTTTGGCCCGAACTTTCCGATCTCGCAAGGCGCCTGGTATAGCAACCCGGCCAACGGCATCGGCGTGGGCTACTACTACCTCGACATCGCCATCCCGTGTGGCTGGCCGGCCGATAAGCCGATTGCGATCGATCTGTTCAGCCCCGAGCTAACCCGCAGCGGCGCATCGGACGAGGCGCGCAGCAACGGCAGCATGGCCACCGTGTTCGAGCTATACCAGCCGGGCACGCCGGTTGGCCCCGGCATCGCCGAGCCTGGCCCTGGCGCGCCCGGCAGCCTGCGCCAGACGAGCTACCAGCCCAGCGGTGCGCAGGCCAACTGGCGGCGCTTCTACACGATCGCGGCCCCGGCGGCCTGCGGCACCTACGTGCTGCGCTCCGAGGCCGGCGACGACGACGGCAATGTGTGGCGCGTGCGGGTTGGCTTCGACAACGACAATAACCCGAACAACACCCCGCCGGCGCGCTACGATAACCCCGACGGCGTGGCCGGCACGGGCGACGAGCCAGTGATCGGCGTGCTCCAGTCGGGCTTCAAGCACCCGCGCAACCCCAACAGCTGCCTGACACTCTTCGAGTATGTCTCGCCCGGCCAGAGCCAGGTTGTGTTCCACAACTTCGACATGGAGTCGTCGGGCACGGTGATGTATATCAGCCCGAACGGCCAGTCGTTCCCCGGCACGGCCTCGGCCCGCATCCGCTGGAACAACGGCACCCTGACTGATCGCGGCCTGGGCGATCCGATCGCCAACCCCGAGCCGGGCTGGTGGAAGATCATCACCTGCGCCGGCAGCGACACGCATTTCGTGCAGGAGGGCCAGCAGGGCGTGCCGGCCTACTTCCAGCAGCCGCCAACGCCGCGCATGCTGGTATCGAAAGACGATGGCCGGGTCGATGTGAATCCGAACGAGCTGCTCGACTACACCATCCAGTTCACCAACACCGCCAACCTGGCGCCGTTCCCGCTGGCGGTGCCGGGCGCGGCCCAGAGGCTGGTGATCGCCGATACGCTGCCGCCGCACACGATCTTCCAGAGCTGCGCGATCGATGCGCCCTACAGCGGTAGCTGCACGCTGAGCGCTGGTGTGGTGACCTATACGCTGAATGGTAAGGTTAACGCCGGCGCAGGCGGCAGTGTGCGGCTGGCGCTGCTCACCGCACCCGACATCCCGCCCGGCCCGGTGCGCAACGACGTGACACTATCGTACCGCGACGATCTCGGCAACCTGTTTCTGGCCAATGGCAGCGACATCGACGCGATCACCGCAGCCGACCTTTCGCTGACCAAGACGGTCGATCAGCCGCGCCCGAATGTCGGCGATCTGGTCACGTTCGTGATTGGCGTGCATAACGATGGCCCGGCGGTGGCTACCGACGTAGCCGTGAGCGATCTGCTGCCCGACGGGCTTGCCTTCGTGTCGAGTACTCCCGGCGCCGGGTTCTACGACGAGGCTACCGGCACCTGGGCGATTGGCAGCATCCCCGTAGGCGGCGATCTGCAGCTGGCACTGGTGGCGCGTGTGGCCGGCGCTGCCGCCGTAACTAACCTGGCCCAGGTGAGCGCGGCCGACCAGCCCGACCCCGACTCGGCGCCGGGCAATAGCAACCCGGCCGAAGACGACCAGGCCAGCGTGACGGTGACGCCGCAGGTGGCCGACCTGAGCCTGACCAAGTCGGCCAGCAATAGCCTGGCGCGTAACGGCGACCCGCTGGTGTATACGATCACCGTGATGAACCAGGGGCCCGACGCTGCCACCGGCGTGGCGGTAGCCGATCTGCTGCCGGATGGGCTACAGTACCAGGGCGCCCAGCTCAGCCAGGGCAGCTACGAGCCGGCCTCCGGCACGTGGGCGATCGGGCCGCTGGCGGTTGGGCAGCGTGCGACGCTGACGCTGAATGTGCTGGTGACCACCGACAACAAAGTGACGAACACCGCGCAGGTGAGCGCAGCCGCACAGTTCGATCCCGACTCGACACCCGGCAACAGCAACCCGGCCGAAGATGACCAGGCCAGCGTCACCACGCCGATCGCGCCAACCGCGATCACGCTCAGCTCGTTCACGGCCGTGCGCAAGCCGGGCGGCGTGCTGGTGGAATGGGCCACCAGCAGCGAGGTGCAGAGCTGGGCCTTTGCGATCTATCGCAGCGCCGACGGCCTGCGTGCGCACGCGACGCGTATCACCGCCGAGCCGATTTTGGCCAAAGGCCACGGCCAGGGCGGCGCGAGCTACAGCTGGCTCGACCAGGCCGCCGATGCTGCGCCGGCAAGCTACTGGCTGGTCGAGATCGAGCACAGCGGCACGACCCACGAGTATGGGCCGGTGGTGGTGATGCCGATCGGCATGGCCGTGGGCCAGCAGCTGTTCGTGCCGGTCGCGGCGCGCTGA